A genome region from Portunus trituberculatus isolate SZX2019 chromosome 40, ASM1759143v1, whole genome shotgun sequence includes the following:
- the LOC123516090 gene encoding glutamate receptor ionotropic, delta-2-like, with protein MARPLPEVLGSPEVVNSLTQNPAIFRFPDGALATVAAVHWRPHIVVTPDSEGKLVVSGPMGNVLSVLAETLNFTYNVVSPADRAWGAEQPDGNWTGMVGQVSRKEVDLALGPFGITYNRTKFVDFTESLFFDARGILSRKGTPEIDPWGFLYPLTGSVWAAVAAALAVVWLVMMMVGRRPGGVVSVSWAAEVFLQNVRVFFNQGLTGVVLGYGGVVMLSSWVVVAAVVFWSYTGTLTSLLAVRHIPQPIQTLRDLLDDSAVSVIMLPMTIVTDTISRMKSGELRELHELKFVGRVRYERTSAFREMLETVVRHEGYSILDTSLTLDLLIAGDFLKTNRCDFYKARQTFFTTTHCMISQKGTPLLQAFNHRVRSMVESGLYMHWLTNAIPAVTTCRFSPSIILVQEPLSLANLWGLFAVIGAGHLLAALVFCMEICILLK; from the exons ATGGCCCGGCCACTACCAGAGGTGCTGGGGAGCCCCGAAGTAGTGAACAGCCTGACACAGAATCCAGCCATTTTCAG GTTTCCCGATGGGGCGCTGGCCACAGTGGCGGCCGTCCACTGGCGGCCACACATTGTCGTGACTCCGGACTCCGAGGGCAAGCTGGTAGTGTCGGGGCCAATGGGCAATGTTCTCAGTGTTCTCGCTGAGACACTCAACTTCAC GTACAACGTGGTGTCACCGGCGGATCGAGCGTGGGGCGCCGAGCAGCCTGATGGTAACTGGACAGGAATGGTGGGCCAAGTGAGCCGCAAG GAAGTCGATCTCGCCCTAGGGCCTTTTGGAATAACTTATAACAGAACAAAATTTGTGGACTTTACTGAGTCTCTTTTCTTTGACGCTCGTGGTATTTTGTCGAGGAAGGGCACCCCGGAAATCGATCCATGGGGCTTCCTGTATCCTCTGACGGGATCGGTGTGGGCGGCGGTAGCGGCGGCCCTGGCAGTGGTGTGGCTGGTCATGATGATGGTGGGTCGACGTCCAGGAGGAGTCGTATCTGTGAGCTGGGCGGCAGAGGTGTTTCTGCAGAACGTGCGAGTCTTCTTTAACCAAG GTCTGACGGGTGTTGTGCTTGGCTATGGCGGAGTGGTAATGCTGTCgtcgtgggtggtggtggcggccgtgGTGTTCTGGAGCTACACTGGTACACTCACTTCCTTGCTGGCAGTGCGGCACATCCCACAACCCATTCAGACACTCAGGGACCTACTCGACGATAGTGCTGTGTCTGTCATAATGCTTCCCATGACTATTGTCACAGACACTATATCG AGAATGAAGTCCGGGGAGCTACGAGAGCTTCACGAGTTGAAGTTTGTGGGTCGTGTCAGGTACGAGCGAACGTCCGCCTTCCGTGAAATGCTTGAAACAGTAGTTCGTCATGAAGGTTACTCCATCCTGGACACCAGCTTGACCCTCGATCTCTTGATTGCCGGCGACTTTCTTAAAACAA ACAGATGTGACTTCTACAAGGCACGGCAAACTTTCTTTACCACCACTCACTGCATGATAAGCCAAAAAGGCACCCCACTCCTGCAGGCCTTCAACCATAG GGTACGCTCGATGGTGGAGTCTGGTCTTTACATGCACTGGCTGACAAACGCTATTCCGGCTGTCACAACTTGCCGCTTCTCGCCTTCCATCATTCTGGTTCAGGAACCACTTTCTCTCGCCAATCTCTGG GGTCTGTTCGCTGTGATCGGTGCGGGCCATCTACTGGCTGCCTTGGTCTTCTGCATGGAGATTTGTATTTtgctgaagtaa